From one Salinibacterium hongtaonis genomic stretch:
- a CDS encoding alpha-ketoacid dehydrogenase subunit beta, protein MAQKTLGAAIGLGLDGALAADDRVLLMGEDIGRLGGVFRVTDGLQKKWGADRVIDTPLAEAGILGTAVGLAYRGYRPVVEIQFDGFIYPAFDQIVAQVAKLHYRTRGAVRMPITIRVPFGGGIGAVEHHSESPEAYFAHTAGLRVVACSHPQDAYWMIRQAIACDDPVLFFEPKRRYWVTGEVDASLDAAPPLEAARVVVEGTDATIVTYGPLVATALDAALAAADEGISLEVIDLRSLSPVDFDTVEASVRKTGRLVITHEAQQFGGLGAELATSITERCFTHLLAAPARVTGHDIPYPPSRLEEHFLPDLDRVLDAVDRVLGRANSLTGWTL, encoded by the coding sequence GTGGCGCAGAAGACGCTGGGCGCGGCGATCGGGCTTGGACTCGATGGCGCCCTGGCCGCCGACGACAGAGTGTTGCTGATGGGCGAAGACATCGGGCGTCTCGGCGGCGTCTTTCGCGTGACAGACGGTCTGCAAAAGAAGTGGGGGGCCGACCGGGTAATCGATACGCCTCTTGCAGAGGCGGGCATCCTGGGCACGGCCGTGGGCCTCGCCTATCGCGGCTACCGGCCGGTGGTCGAGATTCAGTTCGACGGTTTCATCTATCCGGCGTTCGACCAGATCGTGGCGCAGGTGGCAAAACTGCATTACCGCACGCGCGGCGCCGTTCGCATGCCGATCACCATCAGGGTGCCGTTCGGCGGGGGCATCGGTGCGGTCGAGCACCATTCCGAGTCGCCCGAGGCATACTTTGCGCACACCGCCGGCCTGAGGGTCGTGGCGTGCTCTCACCCCCAGGATGCGTATTGGATGATTCGGCAGGCCATCGCCTGCGACGACCCCGTGCTGTTCTTCGAGCCGAAGCGGAGGTACTGGGTTACGGGCGAGGTTGACGCTTCGCTCGATGCTGCACCGCCGCTTGAGGCCGCCCGCGTTGTCGTTGAGGGAACCGACGCCACGATTGTGACCTACGGCCCGCTCGTGGCGACGGCGCTTGACGCGGCGCTCGCGGCAGCCGATGAGGGCATTTCGCTTGAGGTTATTGATCTTCGCTCGCTGTCTCCTGTGGACTTCGATACCGTTGAGGCCTCGGTGCGCAAGACTGGTCGCCTCGTTATTACCCATGAGGCACAACAGTTCGGCGGTCTCGGTGCCGAACTTGCAACGAGCATCACCGAACGCTGCTTCACCCACCTTTTGGCTGCACCAGCGCGTGTCACCGGCCACGACATCCCCTATCCGCCCTCACGGCTAGAGGAGCACTTTCTCCCCGATCTCGACCGTGTTCTCGACGCAGTTGACCGCGTGCTCGGCCGTGCAAACTCTTTGACCGGATGGACACTATGA
- a CDS encoding thiamine pyrophosphate-dependent dehydrogenase E1 component subunit alpha produces the protein MQSPAETPLRLLGPDGRRIPNDDFDPWVSDITAERLAELYEDMVVVRRIDSEGIALQRQGQVGLWPPLRGQEAAQIGSARALRSDDFVFTSYRENAVAYCRGVGVEEMMPMWRGTAASGWDPYEFGMAPPAVIIGAQTLHATGYAMGCAKDGADSVAVAYFGDGATSQGDVSEAMVFAAAFRAPVIFLCQNNHWAISEPVSLVARRPLADRAPGFGIPSIRVDGNDVLAMMAATRWALDRARRGDGPSYIEAVTYRMGPHTTSDDPSRYADPAEHDEWLQLDPIARVERNLELNGLHSVHEVASRTADAVAADLRRACLELPDPRPLELFDHVFTEPTSRVLRQRSQYAAYLDMLGEER, from the coding sequence GTGCAGAGCCCGGCAGAGACACCTCTGCGTTTGCTCGGCCCAGACGGTCGCCGCATCCCCAACGACGATTTCGACCCGTGGGTGAGTGACATAACGGCGGAGAGACTCGCCGAACTCTATGAAGACATGGTCGTCGTTCGCCGTATCGACAGCGAGGGAATCGCGCTGCAGCGGCAGGGGCAGGTGGGGCTGTGGCCTCCGCTTCGAGGGCAGGAGGCAGCGCAGATCGGGTCAGCTAGGGCGCTGAGATCAGACGATTTCGTCTTCACGAGCTACCGCGAGAACGCCGTCGCCTACTGCCGCGGCGTTGGTGTCGAGGAGATGATGCCGATGTGGCGGGGCACGGCAGCATCCGGCTGGGATCCTTACGAGTTCGGGATGGCGCCGCCCGCCGTCATCATCGGTGCCCAAACGCTCCACGCAACCGGTTACGCGATGGGCTGTGCAAAAGACGGTGCAGATTCGGTTGCCGTCGCCTACTTCGGCGACGGGGCAACAAGCCAGGGGGATGTCTCGGAGGCGATGGTGTTTGCCGCCGCATTCCGTGCCCCCGTCATCTTTCTCTGCCAGAACAATCACTGGGCGATTTCGGAGCCCGTGAGTCTCGTTGCGCGCAGGCCTCTCGCCGACCGCGCCCCAGGGTTCGGCATTCCGAGCATTCGAGTCGATGGCAACGACGTGCTTGCCATGATGGCGGCGACCCGGTGGGCGCTTGATCGAGCACGGCGAGGTGACGGGCCCAGCTATATCGAGGCGGTGACCTATCGGATGGGGCCGCACACCACATCCGATGATCCGTCTCGCTATGCCGACCCCGCCGAGCACGATGAGTGGCTTCAGCTCGACCCGATCGCACGAGTGGAGCGCAATCTCGAGCTAAATGGCCTGCACAGCGTGCATGAGGTGGCATCACGCACTGCGGATGCCGTCGCCGCCGATCTCAGGCGCGCCTGCCTTGAGCTGCCAGACCCTCGCCCCCTCGAACTTTTCGATCACGTGTTTACTGAGCCGACATCGCGCGTGCTGCGCCAACGCAGCCAGTACGCCGCGTACCTCGACATGCTGGGGGAGGAGCGATGA
- a CDS encoding FAD-binding dehydrogenase, which produces MSAATPAQSDAIVIGAGLAGLVAAAELIDAGKRVTILDQEPEASLGGQAWWSFGGLFLIDSPEQRRMGVHDSIDLARDDWYGSAGFDRDDEDAWGRRWAEAYLDFAAGEKRSWLHAMGVRWFPVVGWAERGGYTATGHGNSVPRFHITWGTGPGLLAPFLARVRAGVESGHVTLLFRHRVDELVVEDGAVVGARGSVLAPDNAARGAASNRDVTADFEVRAASVIVSSGGIGGNHDLVREQWPARMGTPPVSMLSGVPAHVDGRMLGIAAQAGGRLVNGDRMWHYVEGIENYAPVWAKHGIRILPGPSSIWLDATGKRLPVPLFPGFDTLGTLEHLRTTGHDHSWFVLTQKIIEKEFALSGSEQNPDLTGKDIPLLLQRVRAGAPGPVEAFKDRGADFIVADTLDDLLDRMQQLTPDVPIDAARVRWEIAARDRQLDNEFSKDSQVNALRQARNYRGDKLIRVASPHKILDPSAGPLIAVKLHILTRKSLGGLQTDLDARVLGSDGAPIPGLYAAGEAAGFGGGGVHGYRSLEGTFLGGCLFSGRTAGRAAAAQ; this is translated from the coding sequence ATGTCAGCAGCAACTCCCGCACAGAGCGATGCCATCGTGATCGGGGCTGGCCTTGCTGGGCTGGTCGCAGCGGCAGAACTCATCGACGCCGGCAAGAGAGTGACGATTCTCGATCAGGAGCCAGAAGCCAGCCTCGGCGGGCAAGCGTGGTGGTCATTCGGCGGCCTCTTTCTTATTGACTCGCCTGAGCAGCGTCGCATGGGAGTGCACGACAGCATCGACCTCGCCCGCGACGACTGGTACGGCAGCGCAGGCTTCGACCGAGACGATGAGGATGCCTGGGGGCGCAGATGGGCGGAGGCCTACCTCGATTTTGCCGCGGGAGAAAAACGTTCCTGGCTTCACGCAATGGGGGTTCGCTGGTTCCCCGTCGTTGGCTGGGCGGAGCGCGGCGGGTATACAGCGACGGGGCACGGAAACTCGGTTCCGCGGTTCCACATCACGTGGGGCACCGGGCCAGGACTCCTTGCTCCCTTCCTCGCCAGGGTGCGAGCCGGAGTCGAATCGGGGCACGTCACCCTGCTCTTTAGGCACCGTGTCGACGAGCTCGTCGTCGAGGACGGTGCCGTGGTCGGAGCACGGGGATCTGTGCTCGCGCCCGACAACGCCGCACGCGGTGCCGCCAGCAACCGCGACGTGACCGCAGATTTTGAGGTGCGGGCAGCATCCGTCATCGTGTCGTCCGGTGGAATCGGCGGCAACCATGATCTGGTTCGAGAGCAGTGGCCGGCGAGGATGGGCACGCCGCCCGTATCGATGCTGTCGGGCGTGCCAGCACACGTTGATGGACGGATGCTCGGCATCGCAGCGCAGGCGGGCGGGCGTCTCGTCAACGGCGATCGCATGTGGCACTACGTCGAGGGCATCGAGAACTACGCGCCCGTATGGGCCAAGCACGGAATCCGCATTCTGCCCGGCCCATCGAGCATCTGGCTCGACGCGACAGGTAAGCGTTTGCCCGTGCCGTTGTTCCCCGGCTTCGACACCCTCGGAACTCTCGAACATCTGCGCACGACGGGCCACGACCACAGCTGGTTCGTGCTCACGCAGAAGATTATCGAGAAGGAATTTGCCCTGTCGGGGAGTGAGCAGAATCCCGATCTGACCGGCAAGGACATTCCTCTGCTGCTGCAGCGGGTGCGCGCGGGAGCGCCTGGGCCCGTCGAGGCATTCAAGGATCGGGGTGCCGACTTTATTGTCGCCGACACCCTTGACGACCTGCTCGATCGAATGCAGCAGCTCACCCCCGACGTGCCCATCGATGCCGCACGGGTGCGGTGGGAGATTGCTGCTCGCGACCGCCAGCTCGACAACGAGTTCAGCAAGGATTCGCAGGTCAACGCACTACGACAGGCTAGGAACTATCGCGGGGACAAGCTCATCAGGGTTGCCTCGCCCCACAAAATTCTCGACCCCTCGGCCGGGCCCCTCATCGCCGTGAAGCTCCACATCCTCACGCGCAAGTCGCTGGGCGGGCTGCAAACCGATCTGGATGCCCGCGTGCTCGGCAGCGATGGGGCCCCGATCCCTGGGCTCTACGCTGCGGGCGAGGCGGCCGGTTTCGGCGGAGGCGGAGTCCACGGGTACCGCTCGCTCGAAGGGACCTTTCTTGGCGGCTGCCTCTTCAGCGGTCGAACGGCGGGCCGCGCCGCCGCAGCGCAGTAG
- the hxlA gene encoding 3-hexulose-6-phosphate synthase, with the protein MKLQFAMDTLTTEAALELAAAAAPYVDILELGTPLIKSAGLSAITAIKAAHPDKIVFADLKTMDAGELEADIAFAAGADLVTVLGAAGDSTIVGAVTAAKKHGKGVVVDLIGVADKPARAKEVVALGVEFVEMHAGLDEQAEEGFTFSTLLRDGESSGVPFSVAGGINVSTIASVQQSGAQVAVAGGAIYGAPDVGAAAAALRAAIV; encoded by the coding sequence ATGAAACTGCAGTTCGCCATGGACACCCTCACCACCGAGGCAGCCCTCGAACTCGCCGCAGCCGCGGCGCCCTACGTTGACATCCTTGAGCTGGGAACCCCGCTCATCAAGAGCGCAGGCCTCTCGGCCATCACGGCCATCAAGGCAGCGCACCCCGACAAGATCGTGTTCGCCGACCTCAAAACCATGGATGCTGGCGAGCTCGAAGCCGACATCGCATTCGCCGCCGGTGCCGACCTCGTGACCGTGCTCGGTGCGGCGGGCGACAGCACCATCGTCGGTGCCGTCACAGCGGCCAAGAAGCATGGCAAGGGTGTCGTCGTTGACCTCATCGGCGTTGCCGACAAGCCCGCCCGTGCCAAGGAGGTCGTCGCCCTTGGTGTGGAGTTCGTCGAGATGCACGCCGGTCTCGACGAGCAGGCAGAAGAGGGCTTCACGTTCTCCACGCTGCTGCGGGACGGCGAAAGCTCTGGTGTGCCGTTCTCGGTGGCCGGTGGCATCAACGTCTCGACAATCGCTTCGGTTCAGCAGTCCGGCGCACAGGTCGCCGTAGCGGGCGGCGCCATCTATGGTGCTCCCGATGTCGGAGCGGCCGCAGCTGCTCTCCGGGCCGCAATCGTCTAA
- the hxlB gene encoding 6-phospho-3-hexuloisomerase: MDVMQTGVGYSLTRIARELDSVVDHLVHADPIALAGFVELVAEAPRVFVLGAGRSGLALRMTAMRLMHLGLEVHVVGEVTTPAIGRQDLLLTASGSGTTGGIVRAAQTAVAAGAVVAAITTDPDSPLASLASATITVPAAGKLDRSGEASAQYAGSLFEQTVVVFGDALFHALWMRSGASADELWPRHANIE; encoded by the coding sequence ATGGATGTCATGCAAACCGGTGTCGGATACTCCCTCACCCGCATCGCTCGCGAACTCGATTCCGTTGTCGATCACCTCGTTCACGCCGACCCGATTGCCCTCGCTGGCTTTGTCGAGCTGGTCGCCGAGGCCCCCCGTGTCTTCGTTCTGGGCGCTGGGCGCTCCGGTCTTGCGCTTCGCATGACCGCGATGCGCCTCATGCACCTCGGCCTTGAGGTCCACGTCGTCGGTGAGGTCACGACCCCGGCGATCGGTAGGCAAGACCTTCTGCTCACGGCAAGCGGTTCGGGAACGACGGGCGGCATTGTTCGCGCGGCCCAGACGGCAGTTGCTGCCGGGGCGGTAGTCGCCGCAATCACGACAGATCCCGATTCCCCTCTCGCCTCTCTCGCGTCGGCGACGATCACCGTGCCTGCAGCGGGAAAGCTCGACAGGTCGGGAGAAGCATCCGCTCAATATGCGGGGAGCCTGTTCGAGCAGACCGTCGTCGTGTTCGGGGACGCCCTATTTCATGCCCTGTGGATGCGCTCCGGTGCCAGCGCCGACGAGCTGTGGCCACGCCACGCCAACATCGAATAG
- a CDS encoding helix-turn-helix transcriptional regulator: MSADAEVPTPASRRLVLDHARVVAEQADRHAVTLESMLAILRSIRLDDTAARTMAIDLATTALVGLRMATDQQRTSLLEPVVGAFARLRNDLRPLVRFGDLEVQFVEPPTTGRALPGAVAHAARAIVRSAVLAFVDKGETTKVRIQWDCDGLNLLIGIRDDGQGDLTAKDDSLRPIAERVSALDGTLSVSATPGWGSSLDIRLPLDPPAEPEPLVDAVEFSAREREVLKLVVAGARNNAIAEQLGISGNTVKFHVSNLLRKTGATSRAELAALARS; this comes from the coding sequence ATGAGCGCCGACGCCGAAGTCCCCACCCCCGCATCCCGCCGCCTTGTGCTCGACCACGCCCGAGTGGTTGCAGAGCAGGCAGATCGGCACGCCGTCACACTCGAATCCATGCTCGCGATCCTGCGCTCAATACGCCTGGACGACACGGCCGCCCGCACCATGGCGATCGACCTTGCCACGACGGCACTCGTGGGGCTTCGCATGGCCACCGACCAGCAGCGAACAAGCCTGCTCGAACCTGTCGTCGGGGCGTTCGCTCGGCTGCGGAACGACCTGCGACCACTCGTGCGATTCGGCGACCTCGAGGTGCAATTCGTTGAGCCGCCGACGACGGGGCGCGCCCTTCCGGGAGCTGTGGCCCATGCTGCTCGAGCGATCGTGCGCAGCGCCGTCTTGGCCTTCGTCGATAAGGGCGAAACCACGAAAGTGCGGATTCAATGGGACTGCGACGGCCTCAATCTGCTGATCGGCATCCGCGACGACGGCCAGGGCGATCTCACGGCAAAGGACGATTCGCTCAGGCCCATCGCCGAGCGGGTCAGCGCCCTGGACGGCACCCTCTCGGTTTCGGCGACTCCTGGCTGGGGCTCGTCGCTCGACATCCGGTTGCCCCTCGACCCGCCAGCGGAGCCGGAACCGCTCGTCGACGCCGTCGAGTTCTCCGCCCGCGAACGCGAGGTTCTCAAGCTCGTTGTAGCGGGCGCCCGAAACAACGCAATTGCAGAACAACTGGGCATCAGCGGCAACACGGTCAAGTTTCACGTCTCGAATCTGTTGCGCAAAACAGGGGCAACCAGTCGAGCCGAACTCGCGGCGCTCGCGCGCAGCTAG
- a CDS encoding acyl-CoA thioesterase, protein MSVAPLEGLLATLDLTDTGARTSNDIFTGKSQWQPGGRVFGGQVIAQSLVAAMNTVEEDRVLHSMHGYFLRPGDASKPITFSVARIHDGRSFSARGVQAYQNGEPILSLISSFQTQVTGLEHQMDMPSDIPDPESLPHVREVLAGIEHPIARNWAENRPFDLRFAPSPIFLSVEGERTEHQAVWLKAVGTMPDDPNLHRAALAYASDFSLLEPILRRHGVAWITPGLKVASLDHAMWFHRFARVDEWLLYVQQSPNAIGGRGLSSGRVYTRDGMLVATVAQEGMVRVPNPAEFD, encoded by the coding sequence ATGTCAGTTGCACCGCTCGAAGGCCTTTTGGCCACCCTCGATCTCACCGATACCGGCGCCAGAACGAGCAACGACATCTTCACCGGCAAGAGTCAGTGGCAACCCGGCGGGCGCGTATTCGGTGGGCAAGTAATCGCCCAGTCGCTCGTCGCCGCCATGAACACGGTGGAGGAGGATCGGGTACTGCACTCGATGCACGGGTACTTTTTGCGGCCCGGCGACGCGTCAAAGCCCATCACTTTCTCGGTCGCGCGCATTCACGACGGGCGTTCGTTCTCCGCCCGCGGGGTCCAGGCCTATCAAAACGGCGAGCCCATCCTCTCGCTCATCAGCTCGTTTCAGACCCAGGTGACGGGCCTCGAGCACCAGATGGACATGCCAAGTGACATTCCAGACCCGGAGTCGCTCCCCCACGTTCGCGAGGTGCTCGCCGGAATCGAACACCCCATCGCTAGGAACTGGGCAGAGAACCGACCATTCGATCTGCGGTTTGCTCCCTCCCCCATCTTCTTATCCGTCGAGGGCGAGCGCACGGAACACCAGGCCGTGTGGCTCAAAGCGGTGGGCACAATGCCCGACGACCCCAATCTGCACCGTGCAGCCCTCGCCTATGCCAGCGATTTTTCGCTGCTTGAGCCGATCCTTCGTCGACACGGAGTTGCCTGGATCACCCCCGGTCTCAAGGTCGCAAGCCTCGACCACGCCATGTGGTTCCACCGTTTTGCTCGTGTCGACGAATGGCTTCTCTACGTGCAGCAATCCCCCAACGCCATCGGCGGGCGAGGCCTCTCTTCCGGTCGTGTTTACACCCGCGATGGCATGCTGGTCGCCACGGTGGCTCAAGAGGGAATGGTTCGGGTACCGAACCCCGCCGAGTTCGACTAA
- a CDS encoding quaternary amine ABC transporter ATP-binding protein, with the protein MTESIAVKAEHLYKVFGKKSSEAVSQLKNGASRADVSSFGTAAVIDASFEVKQGEIFVVMGLSGSGKSTLIRMLNGLLDVTSGSVTINGLPTTGISAKALRIVRRSSVSMVFQHFALLPHRTVLDNVAYGLEIQGVRKAKRLELARKTIHLVGLGGWEDSLPSELSGGMKQRVGIARALTADTDVLLMDEAFSALDPLIRREMQEQLVELQAVLGKTIIFITHDLNEAMFLGDRIAVMRDGRIVQIGTPEDILTDPANDYVAQFVQDVDRSRVLTASSVMEPARAIAAISAGPRAALRTMRDMQTSALLVVGKSRKLEGAVRDHEVLAQVRRRDPDLLGVIDRSVTTVSPDALLTDIVEASLESPLPIAVVDADGRLMGVVPRVTLLAALGNVTPTTTGELPIVEPPPTVPTSVISDTLRATAAKVGA; encoded by the coding sequence GTGACCGAAAGTATTGCAGTCAAGGCCGAGCACCTTTATAAGGTGTTCGGAAAGAAATCCAGCGAGGCCGTTTCACAGCTAAAAAACGGTGCATCTCGTGCAGACGTGAGCTCGTTTGGAACAGCAGCGGTAATCGATGCCTCATTCGAGGTGAAGCAGGGTGAGATTTTTGTTGTCATGGGCCTCAGCGGCTCCGGCAAGTCGACCCTCATTCGCATGCTCAACGGGCTACTCGATGTGACTTCGGGGTCAGTGACCATCAACGGTCTGCCCACGACAGGAATTTCAGCCAAAGCGTTGCGCATCGTCCGCCGCAGCAGCGTGTCGATGGTCTTCCAGCACTTCGCCCTACTCCCCCACCGAACCGTCCTTGACAACGTGGCCTATGGCCTCGAAATTCAGGGCGTGCGCAAGGCCAAGCGTCTCGAACTCGCTCGCAAGACCATCCACCTGGTTGGTCTCGGTGGGTGGGAAGATTCGCTGCCCTCAGAGCTTTCGGGCGGCATGAAACAGCGCGTCGGCATTGCCAGGGCTCTCACCGCCGACACCGATGTGCTGCTCATGGATGAGGCGTTCAGCGCCCTCGACCCGCTCATCCGACGCGAGATGCAGGAACAGCTCGTTGAGCTGCAGGCTGTGCTCGGAAAAACCATCATCTTCATCACCCACGACCTCAACGAGGCCATGTTTCTCGGCGATCGCATCGCGGTAATGCGCGACGGCCGCATTGTGCAGATCGGCACCCCGGAGGACATCCTCACCGACCCGGCAAACGACTACGTCGCCCAGTTTGTGCAGGACGTCGATCGCTCTCGGGTGCTGACCGCCAGCAGCGTGATGGAACCCGCCCGTGCCATCGCAGCTATTTCGGCGGGCCCCCGCGCTGCCCTGCGCACCATGCGAGATATGCAAACTTCTGCCCTGCTGGTGGTGGGCAAATCTCGCAAGCTCGAAGGTGCGGTCCGTGACCACGAGGTGCTCGCCCAGGTGCGGCGCCGTGACCCCGACCTGCTGGGGGTGATCGATAGGTCAGTGACCACCGTTTCTCCGGATGCTCTGCTCACCGACATTGTCGAGGCATCGCTCGAAAGCCCTCTCCCGATCGCCGTCGTCGATGCCGACGGGCGCCTTATGGGAGTCGTCCCCCGCGTCACGCTCCTGGCTGCCCTGGGAAACGTCACCCCCACCACAACAGGCGAACTGCCGATCGTTGAGCCGCCACCCACAGTGCCGACCAGCGTCATCAGCGACACCCTTCGTGCCACGGCAGCAAAGGTCGGTGCATGA
- a CDS encoding ABC transporter permease: protein MGDLRIPLGDWMESAVSFTTENLSGFFGVLRAIFLALYNGVDLVLSSPPFWVIIVLAALVGLMARGWIFAVGTSLALLVIVGVDQWDNAMDSLALVLVASVIAIIISVPLGIGAAKSSVFSSILRPVLDFMQTTPAFVYLIPALLLFRVGVVPGIVATIIFAMAPGVRLTELGIRGVDREVVEAGQAFGASPARILRQIELPLALPTIMAGLNQVIMLSLSMVVIAGMVGAGGLGGQIVASLNRIDVGLGVEAGVSVVIIAIILDRLTAAFGTGRGLFSRLIGRWGSRQTRDRTSIAPNPPPQALRA from the coding sequence ATGGGCGACCTGAGAATTCCCCTCGGCGACTGGATGGAATCCGCCGTCAGCTTCACTACCGAAAACCTCTCTGGTTTCTTCGGGGTGCTGCGCGCAATCTTTCTCGCTCTCTACAACGGAGTCGACCTTGTGTTGTCGTCGCCGCCGTTCTGGGTGATCATCGTGCTCGCTGCTCTGGTGGGTCTCATGGCTCGGGGGTGGATCTTCGCGGTCGGAACCTCGCTCGCGCTGCTCGTCATCGTCGGTGTCGATCAGTGGGACAACGCCATGGATTCGCTCGCACTGGTCTTAGTGGCATCCGTCATAGCGATCATCATCAGCGTGCCGCTCGGCATTGGGGCTGCCAAGTCGTCGGTTTTCTCATCGATTCTGCGCCCTGTGCTCGACTTTATGCAGACGACCCCGGCCTTCGTTTACCTGATCCCCGCGCTGCTGCTGTTTCGCGTCGGCGTTGTTCCGGGAATTGTGGCGACGATCATCTTTGCCATGGCGCCCGGAGTCCGCCTGACGGAGCTGGGCATCCGAGGCGTCGACCGAGAGGTCGTTGAGGCGGGTCAAGCCTTCGGCGCGTCTCCTGCCCGGATCCTGCGCCAGATCGAGCTGCCGCTCGCACTGCCCACGATCATGGCCGGCCTGAACCAGGTGATCATGCTGTCGCTTTCGATGGTCGTGATTGCCGGGATGGTCGGCGCCGGCGGGCTGGGCGGCCAGATTGTTGCGAGCCTCAACCGCATCGACGTCGGGCTCGGCGTTGAGGCGGGCGTCTCTGTTGTCATTATCGCGATCATCCTCGATCGGCTCACTGCCGCATTCGGCACGGGCCGAGGGCTGTTCTCCCGCCTGATCGGCCGCTGGGGCTCACGCCAGACCCGCGACCGCACGAGCATCGCACCGAATCCCCCTCCCCAGGCGCTGCGCGCCTAA
- a CDS encoding glycine betaine ABC transporter substrate-binding protein, with protein sequence MKNHLRNPLTKAAATVVVAGLALTGCTADTGSADDGKQLTIAVFNGWDEGIAVSELWKAVLENEGYDVTLEYADAAPVFNGLASADYDLTLDVWLPGTHAEYVKEYGDDIVELGAWNDDATLTVAVNEDAPIDSLAELAANADLFDNRIVGIEPGAGLTGAMEDSVIPGYGLDKLNFITSSTPAMLTELTAALDNNENIAVTLWRPHWAYDAFPIKDLEDPDGMLGGTESLYSYSRTGFESDFAEVATWISAFTMDSELLFSLENAMFNEYDGSDYGPVVAEWMAANQDYVDTLTAS encoded by the coding sequence ATGAAAAATCACCTGAGGAACCCCCTCACCAAGGCCGCCGCTACCGTGGTGGTCGCGGGCCTCGCGCTCACCGGGTGCACCGCCGACACCGGATCTGCCGACGATGGCAAGCAACTCACAATCGCCGTGTTCAACGGCTGGGATGAAGGCATCGCCGTATCGGAGCTGTGGAAGGCAGTCCTCGAGAACGAGGGTTACGACGTGACTCTCGAATACGCCGACGCAGCCCCCGTGTTCAACGGGCTCGCCAGCGCCGACTACGACCTCACGCTAGATGTATGGCTGCCCGGCACCCACGCCGAGTACGTCAAGGAGTATGGCGACGACATCGTCGAACTCGGTGCCTGGAATGACGACGCCACGCTTACGGTTGCCGTCAACGAGGATGCCCCCATCGATTCGCTCGCCGAGCTAGCGGCGAACGCCGATCTCTTCGACAACCGCATCGTGGGAATCGAGCCGGGCGCAGGTCTCACGGGTGCGATGGAAGACTCGGTCATTCCGGGGTACGGCCTCGACAAGCTCAACTTCATCACCTCGTCGACGCCCGCCATGCTCACGGAACTGACCGCGGCGCTCGACAACAACGAGAACATTGCCGTTACCCTGTGGCGCCCGCACTGGGCCTACGACGCCTTCCCCATCAAGGATCTCGAAGACCCCGACGGAATGCTCGGAGGCACCGAGAGTCTCTACAGCTACTCGCGTACCGGATTCGAATCCGACTTCGCCGAGGTCGCTACCTGGATCTCGGCATTCACGATGGATTCCGAGCTGCTGTTCTCGCTCGAGAACGCCATGTTCAATGAATACGACGGCAGCGACTATGGCCCCGTCGTGGCCGAGTGGATGGCCGCCAACCAGGACTACGTCGATACATTGACGGCGTCCTAA
- a CDS encoding TIM barrel protein: MQFTSINTSIIVGDLPLDEQLALAASHGFTEVELWWPFETANPTDDQVSGFLRTVEASGLALIGLNLYEGGMAEGNRGIACWPGFEQEMGDTVAVAKRIGLATGCRMFNVLNGTILPDVDRAEQDALAAANTAYAAQELGAIGGTVTIEQLSHIPGYGLRTAADVLGAIERAVAVNGADNIRMQVDLFHMYNVGDDVPTFFDENWRVIGHVQVADEPGRGGPGTGSRPVIEHLERLRANGYTGRFTLEYSWAGPDGDPFGWMR, from the coding sequence ATGCAATTCACGTCGATCAACACGTCGATCATCGTGGGAGATCTTCCCCTCGATGAGCAGCTAGCTCTCGCCGCATCCCACGGATTTACCGAGGTCGAGCTGTGGTGGCCTTTCGAGACTGCGAACCCGACCGACGATCAGGTCAGCGGATTCCTTCGCACGGTAGAGGCCTCCGGTCTCGCCCTCATCGGCTTGAACCTCTATGAGGGTGGGATGGCCGAAGGCAACCGTGGCATCGCGTGCTGGCCGGGATTCGAGCAAGAGATGGGGGATACGGTCGCCGTCGCCAAGCGCATTGGGCTGGCGACCGGGTGCCGCATGTTCAACGTGCTCAACGGAACGATTCTGCCCGATGTGGATCGCGCAGAGCAGGATGCCCTGGCCGCCGCCAATACGGCCTACGCGGCACAGGAGCTGGGTGCGATCGGAGGCACGGTCACGATCGAGCAGCTCTCCCACATTCCCGGCTACGGCCTGCGGACCGCTGCCGACGTGCTCGGGGCAATCGAGCGCGCCGTTGCGGTCAACGGGGCCGACAACATCCGCATGCAGGTCGACCTCTTTCACATGTACAACGTCGGCGACGACGTTCCAACATTCTTCGACGAGAACTGGCGAGTGATCGGCCACGTTCAGGTCGCCGACGAGCCGGGCCGGGGTGGACCCGGCACGGGCAGCAGGCCCGTCATCGAGCACCTGGAGCGACTTCGCGCCAACGGCTACACGGGCCGCTTCACTCTGGAGTACTCGTGGGCTGGCCCCGACGGCGATCCGTTTGGATGGATGCGCTAG